A portion of the Mesobacillus jeotgali genome contains these proteins:
- a CDS encoding MFS transporter yields MNTKKALPILFLVMFLVMVGFGIIIPVIPFYAEEIGASPTELGLLMAVYSLMQFLFAPMWGRISDRIGRKPVIMIGILGLSLSFFLMAISTQLWMLFAARIIGGFLSSANMPTVMAYVADITSEEDRAKGMGIIGASVGLGFIFGPAIGGVFSQSSLSMPFYIAGATSLITFLFVTFALKESLSAEHRTSQERERTSLLKAFTGTLSMLFLLQLFVSLSLSGLEATFAYFAAEKAGLGSVELGYIFMIMGLAGAVVQGGLVGRLTKMLGEGAVIQLGIVISAIGFGLILLTESFGTAALFLTIFGIGNGLIRPSVSSLLTKKSTTGHGGTTGLLSSFDSLGRIIGPPLGGWLFSIAIGMPYISGIVLSLVALILYQIYQARTKTSHSVNQ; encoded by the coding sequence ATGAACACAAAAAAGGCTCTGCCTATTTTATTTTTAGTCATGTTCCTTGTTATGGTCGGATTTGGGATCATCATTCCGGTCATTCCTTTTTACGCTGAAGAAATCGGGGCATCACCGACAGAACTTGGGCTGTTGATGGCTGTTTACTCTCTGATGCAGTTTTTATTTGCGCCAATGTGGGGGCGGATTTCAGACAGAATCGGCAGGAAGCCGGTCATTATGATAGGCATTCTTGGACTGTCTCTTTCCTTTTTCCTGATGGCTATCTCTACACAGCTCTGGATGCTGTTTGCTGCAAGGATCATTGGCGGATTTTTATCTTCTGCCAATATGCCGACAGTCATGGCCTATGTAGCGGATATCACATCTGAAGAAGACCGAGCAAAAGGGATGGGAATCATCGGCGCCTCGGTTGGGCTCGGCTTCATTTTTGGGCCTGCAATCGGGGGTGTATTTTCCCAATCAAGCTTGAGCATGCCGTTTTACATTGCTGGTGCGACATCGCTAATTACGTTTTTATTCGTCACTTTTGCCTTAAAAGAGTCGCTTTCGGCCGAACATCGCACTAGTCAGGAAAGGGAGAGAACTTCATTATTAAAGGCCTTCACTGGAACCCTGTCCATGCTGTTTTTGCTTCAGCTTTTCGTTTCCCTTTCTTTATCGGGCCTTGAAGCAACATTTGCGTATTTCGCTGCGGAGAAAGCTGGACTCGGCTCTGTTGAATTGGGCTATATTTTCATGATAATGGGACTTGCGGGTGCCGTCGTACAAGGCGGATTAGTCGGGAGGCTGACGAAGATGCTTGGCGAGGGTGCCGTCATCCAGCTGGGTATTGTCATTTCAGCCATAGGTTTTGGATTGATTCTCCTGACCGAGAGTTTCGGAACTGCAGCCCTATTCCTGACCATCTTCGGAATTGGCAATGGATTGATCCGTCCAAGTGTATCCTCCCTGCTGACAAAAAAGTCGACAACTGGTCACGGGGGAACCACCGGACTGCTTTCTTCCTTTGACTCCCTTGGCAGAATCATCGGGCCCCCGTTAGGCGGATGGCTGTTCTCGATTGCCATCGGGATGCCTTATATCTCCGGGATTGTTTTATCATTAGTTGCCCTGATTTTATACCAAATTTATCAAGCACGAACAAAAACTTCCCACTCGGTAAACCAATAA
- a CDS encoding DUF2243 domain-containing protein, with product MSPKTKAKFLGIGSFILGFGFMGSMDGIIFHQLLQWHSVVMETTRPGQIVSDGIFHFGVTVALVAGGILLWLAGRPTEVSKGISKLIANFLIGAGVFNLVEGIVNHHIVQIHRVKPGDPNAIMYDLAFLGLGLLLVITGKLIRGKASVSTISKEA from the coding sequence ATGAGTCCGAAAACGAAAGCAAAATTTCTTGGCATTGGCAGTTTTATTCTTGGTTTTGGGTTTATGGGGTCGATGGATGGAATCATATTTCACCAGTTGCTTCAATGGCATAGTGTCGTGATGGAGACGACGCGGCCTGGCCAGATTGTCAGCGATGGAATATTCCATTTTGGAGTCACTGTTGCTTTGGTCGCTGGCGGAATCTTGCTTTGGCTTGCAGGAAGGCCAACTGAGGTTTCAAAGGGCATTAGCAAGCTTATTGCCAATTTTTTAATTGGTGCCGGAGTTTTTAATCTGGTTGAAGGGATTGTGAATCACCATATCGTCCAAATCCATCGAGTAAAGCCGGGGGATCCAAATGCAATAATGTATGACCTGGCATTCCTTGGATTAGGACTTTTGTTGGTAATCACAGGGAAGCTGATCAGGGGAAAAGCGTCAGTCTCTACTATCAGTAAAGAAGCATAA
- a CDS encoding NAD(P)/FAD-dependent oxidoreductase, whose amino-acid sequence MKKHLIIGAGILGASTAYHLAKAGERVTIIDRGEPGQATDAAAGIICPWLSQRRNKAWYYLAKNGAAYYDSLIDQLEKDGERETGFQRTGAISLHTVSEKLVKMEERAIQRREEAPEIGEIHQLDSKDTRVLFPPLSEEFSSVYVSGAARVNGRLLRLALLKAAQKYGASLAEGNAVLDFSNGKVTGAIVGETRYEADMVILTAGAWAPGLLEPLGLELKISPQKAQIIHLQLENLDTGDWPVVMPPNNQYIVAFEGGKVVIGATHEDDMEFDRRPTLGSMHEIMDKGLAVAPGMANGTYIETKVGFRPVAPNFLPIIGPVPGFENLLLANGLGSSGLTVGPYLGAQLAKLASGNEVDINLALYDVTEAINTHIS is encoded by the coding sequence ATGAAAAAACATTTAATCATAGGGGCAGGGATCCTGGGAGCATCGACTGCTTATCATCTGGCCAAAGCGGGGGAGCGGGTCACCATTATCGACCGTGGAGAACCTGGGCAGGCAACGGATGCTGCTGCGGGGATCATTTGTCCCTGGCTGAGCCAGAGACGGAATAAAGCCTGGTATTACCTGGCGAAAAATGGTGCCGCATATTATGACTCGCTGATTGACCAGCTTGAAAAAGATGGTGAACGTGAGACAGGTTTTCAAAGGACAGGTGCTATCAGTCTCCATACTGTTTCAGAAAAATTGGTCAAGATGGAAGAAAGAGCGATACAAAGAAGGGAAGAAGCTCCTGAAATAGGCGAAATCCATCAGCTTGATTCAAAGGATACAAGAGTGTTGTTCCCTCCGCTATCCGAGGAATTTTCATCTGTCTATGTAAGTGGAGCAGCACGGGTTAATGGACGGCTTCTCCGTCTTGCACTGTTAAAAGCTGCCCAAAAATATGGTGCCAGTTTGGCAGAAGGGAATGCCGTTCTTGATTTTTCCAATGGCAAGGTAACAGGGGCGATTGTAGGAGAAACTAGATATGAAGCTGATATGGTAATTTTAACAGCTGGTGCATGGGCGCCTGGGCTGTTGGAGCCGCTTGGATTGGAACTCAAGATTTCTCCGCAAAAAGCGCAGATCATCCATTTGCAGCTGGAAAACTTGGACACGGGAGATTGGCCTGTTGTGATGCCGCCAAATAACCAGTATATCGTGGCATTTGAAGGTGGAAAAGTGGTAATTGGCGCCACACATGAAGACGATATGGAATTTGACCGGCGGCCGACACTGGGCAGTATGCATGAAATCATGGATAAAGGCCTGGCGGTAGCGCCTGGAATGGCAAATGGAACTTATATTGAAACGAAGGTTGGCTTCCGTCCTGTTGCACCGAATTTCCTGCCGATTATTGGACCTGTGCCAGGCTTTGAGAATCTGTTACTTGCTAACGGACTCGGATCCTCTGGCCTGACAGTAGGGCCATATCTCGGTGCCCAGCTTGCAAAACTTGCCTCAGGTAATGAAGTTGATATCAATCTTGCCTTGTATGATGTTACAGAAGCGATAAACACACATATTTCCTAG
- the ypfJ gene encoding KPN_02809 family neutral zinc metallopeptidase, which produces MQWKGRRASTNVEDRRGMGGGGMLMGGGLGGIILLVIMTFLGGGDMGDVVNNMTNGGNQSPAPYEQTAEEEEAAQFVSVVLADTEEVWSKVFAEQGMEYQEPTLVLYSGSVQSACGMAGSQVGPFYCPGDQKLYIDLSFYEELQTKFQAPGDFAMAYVVAHEVGHHVQTLLGTSDKLNSLRGKLDQTEFNKYQVRFELQADYLAGVWAHHAQGMGVVEEGDLEEAMNAASAVGDDTIQKRSQGYVVPESFTHGTSEQRKSWFKKGYKAGNLEQGDTFNTREF; this is translated from the coding sequence ATGCAATGGAAAGGCAGAAGAGCGAGCACAAATGTGGAAGATAGAAGAGGAATGGGCGGCGGAGGCATGCTCATGGGCGGAGGCCTTGGCGGTATTATTCTATTGGTGATCATGACATTCCTTGGCGGAGGCGATATGGGGGATGTTGTTAATAATATGACCAATGGCGGGAACCAGTCTCCTGCACCGTATGAGCAGACAGCCGAGGAAGAAGAGGCTGCCCAATTTGTTTCGGTCGTACTTGCCGATACAGAGGAAGTGTGGTCAAAGGTTTTTGCTGAACAAGGGATGGAGTATCAAGAACCGACCCTTGTTTTGTATTCAGGCAGTGTCCAGTCAGCATGCGGAATGGCTGGGTCACAGGTAGGACCGTTTTACTGTCCTGGTGACCAGAAGCTTTATATTGATTTGAGTTTTTACGAGGAACTGCAGACTAAGTTCCAGGCTCCTGGTGATTTTGCGATGGCTTATGTGGTTGCACATGAGGTGGGTCACCACGTACAGACATTGCTGGGAACAAGCGATAAATTGAATTCACTCCGCGGTAAGCTGGACCAGACGGAATTCAATAAATATCAAGTCCGTTTTGAGCTTCAAGCCGATTATTTGGCAGGTGTATGGGCGCATCATGCTCAGGGGATGGGAGTAGTTGAAGAAGGAGACCTTGAGGAAGCTATGAATGCTGCTAGTGCAGTCGGAGATGATACTATTCAGAAACGCTCCCAGGGTTATGTCGTTCCTGAAAGCTTCACACACGGTACATCGGAGCAAAGAAAGAGCTGGTTTAAAAAAGGCTATAAAGCCGGAAACCTTGAGCAGGGAGATACGTTTAACACCAGAGAATTTTAG
- a CDS encoding cupin domain-containing protein, producing the protein MGTQIQSFFAKDTGDIPNNPILPVIVYQGVFDDNLSLDEQFEQHNWTGTWTGDIYDYHHYHTNTHEVLGVKSGSATVQIGGDSGERLELKAGDVIVLPAGTGHKKIDSSQDFAVVGAYPNGRSPDLQTADPGTRAQAIAQIKNVPIPETDPVYGETGPLLHKWVK; encoded by the coding sequence ATGGGAACACAAATACAATCGTTTTTTGCAAAAGATACCGGTGATATTCCTAACAATCCAATATTGCCGGTCATCGTCTATCAGGGTGTTTTTGACGATAATCTTAGCCTGGATGAACAATTCGAGCAGCATAATTGGACAGGTACATGGACAGGTGACATTTACGATTACCACCACTATCATACGAATACCCATGAAGTACTTGGTGTTAAATCAGGGAGCGCAACCGTACAAATCGGCGGGGACAGCGGAGAACGGCTAGAGCTTAAAGCTGGTGATGTAATTGTACTGCCGGCCGGAACAGGTCATAAGAAAATCGACAGCAGCCAGGATTTTGCCGTCGTTGGCGCCTATCCAAACGGCAGGAGTCCTGATTTGCAAACAGCAGACCCTGGCACCAGGGCACAGGCAATTGCCCAAATCAAAAATGTGCCCATCCCGGAAACTGATCCGGTGTATGGGGAAACAGGACCCCTGCTTCATAAATGGGTGAAATAA
- a CDS encoding DsrE/DsrF/DrsH-like family protein yields the protein MAKKKFVYFVSLSSNVPFVLKKALQNAEEENEVAIFFDLDGARVLDKRYLKMMERTHNIDLQRLMQQAMDMGVKFFGCQMNVLIAHGLELVEGAALSGVATFLETAYQADAVLSY from the coding sequence ATGGCTAAAAAGAAGTTTGTATACTTCGTTTCCTTGAGTTCTAATGTTCCTTTTGTCTTGAAAAAAGCCCTGCAAAACGCAGAGGAGGAAAATGAGGTTGCGATTTTCTTTGATTTGGATGGTGCGAGGGTCCTGGATAAACGTTATTTAAAAATGATGGAGAGAACTCACAATATTGATTTGCAAAGACTTATGCAGCAGGCGATGGATATGGGGGTCAAGTTTTTTGGCTGTCAGATGAACGTACTGATCGCCCATGGACTCGAGCTTGTTGAAGGAGCTGCACTTTCAGGGGTTGCAACATTTTTAGAGACCGCCTACCAGGCGGATGCAGTGTTAAGTTACTGA
- a CDS encoding peroxiredoxin family protein: protein MEKKKVVVMALHDELESAYPPLNVAVGAASSGADVILAFSRKGVNILDKRYVSVPSEDLEYLSNALNDFGVSSVHDLLEIAVEMGAQLYVVDLDVNDDFEFIHPAEQVPIKWLLNEAASADLFMHF, encoded by the coding sequence ATGGAAAAAAAGAAGGTAGTAGTTATGGCTTTGCATGATGAATTGGAGTCTGCCTATCCTCCTTTGAACGTTGCAGTTGGAGCTGCTTCATCTGGAGCAGATGTCATTCTTGCTTTTTCCCGCAAAGGAGTGAATATCCTGGATAAACGGTATGTATCAGTCCCATCTGAGGACCTGGAATATTTGTCAAACGCATTGAATGACTTTGGAGTGTCTTCTGTCCACGATCTTCTTGAAATCGCTGTGGAAATGGGTGCCCAGCTGTATGTAGTTGATTTAGATGTAAATGATGATTTTGAGTTCATCCATCCGGCCGAACAGGTACCGATTAAATGGTTATTGAACGAAGCAGCATCCGCAGATTTATTTATGCATTTTTAG
- a CDS encoding GGDEF domain-containing protein → MLKARVYDFTLFFAAIAVAFGLGVFTLDKNTFFIALFIYWLFSTLYNHLRITAQNGALKFDYGISYSLSFGIFAGPIGLFIFETIFRFTVYFSRKSSKTADEDEFWDTFYNIGAHALIYSIGYLLFQWGYPLFENIPFGFWILMCILTVITTLISYTFLSTAFYIMGEIKSIQQAVKFFRDSNNWLDLGKTAFTNGLLLLLLEEQKWEMVVGLFILNYLVSRSFHSKSQSIKTKIERDKFEHMAYTDFLTRIPNRAFMDKKMSELNQSGETIGIVVADIDKFKLINDSYNHAVGDRVIQHFANTLKSYLSVNDYVFRSGGEEFTIILRNRSLSQTVELVEKIRHGVETSSVEVDYQSGRHKVTITSSFGLYYFKLNQYTSMEKGYIYADQLLLQSKEHGKNKVTFKNELSQDTPVSVL, encoded by the coding sequence ATGCTGAAAGCTAGGGTATATGATTTTACATTATTTTTTGCTGCTATTGCCGTTGCTTTTGGTCTAGGTGTTTTTACGTTAGATAAAAACACATTTTTCATAGCCTTATTTATATACTGGTTATTCTCGACTCTTTACAATCACTTGAGGATTACAGCACAAAACGGGGCTTTGAAATTCGACTATGGAATTAGCTATAGCTTATCATTTGGGATATTCGCTGGCCCTATTGGACTTTTTATTTTTGAGACGATCTTTCGTTTCACAGTTTATTTTTCAAGGAAAAGTTCCAAAACAGCTGATGAAGATGAATTTTGGGATACATTTTACAATATAGGCGCACATGCATTAATCTACTCCATTGGCTATTTGCTTTTCCAATGGGGCTATCCGCTGTTCGAGAATATTCCATTTGGATTCTGGATCCTGATGTGCATCCTGACAGTGATTACGACATTGATTTCATATACTTTTCTATCGACAGCCTTTTATATCATGGGAGAAATCAAAAGCATCCAGCAGGCAGTTAAGTTTTTCCGGGACAGCAATAACTGGCTTGATCTTGGGAAAACAGCGTTCACGAATGGATTGCTGCTGCTTTTGCTGGAGGAACAGAAATGGGAGATGGTTGTAGGGCTTTTCATCCTCAATTACCTTGTGAGCCGATCCTTCCACTCTAAATCACAAAGCATCAAAACCAAGATCGAACGGGACAAGTTCGAACACATGGCCTATACAGACTTCCTGACTCGCATTCCCAACCGAGCGTTCATGGACAAAAAAATGTCAGAGTTGAACCAGTCTGGTGAGACAATCGGTATCGTCGTTGCGGATATTGATAAATTCAAGCTGATCAATGACTCCTATAATCATGCTGTGGGTGACCGCGTAATTCAGCATTTTGCCAACACTCTTAAATCTTATTTATCAGTTAACGATTACGTCTTCCGCAGCGGCGGGGAAGAATTCACCATTATCCTAAGGAACAGATCTCTCAGCCAAACGGTCGAGCTCGTCGAAAAAATTCGTCATGGAGTCGAAACAAGCTCCGTGGAAGTCGACTATCAATCAGGCAGGCATAAAGTCACGATCACCTCATCCTTTGGACTGTACTACTTTAAATTAAATCAATATACTTCCATGGAAAAGGGCTATATCTACGCAGACCAGCTACTGCTGCAATCGAAGGAACACGGCAAAAATAAAGTCACCTTCAAGAACGAACTTTCCCAGGACACCCCGGTCAGTGTCTTGTAA
- a CDS encoding SGNH/GDSL hydrolase family protein — protein sequence MEYLFVGILVFLLTVAVDLILFYQRKSKVKQLPSNNPQAFLEKGLRHEGKKLVAVIGGDAVHGNISYNFVDDAARRRSCHNYQFINAGVNGSTAYDVLQRLNGVISCQPDYVVILVGLNDAIAKIAPDFARKNINLAEQLEKPSLLVYEKNLALIVSRLKAETHAKIGLLSLPVAGENLFSKANKEIDQYNEVIQKIAEINNVSYLPFNEKLKAYLKSKGQTRGRSLKNSKKLYEKAVIEHFVYGYSLDRISVRNGYLLLTDGIHLNSTAGMMAAHQIELFLKKNELKAIQ from the coding sequence ATGGAATATCTATTTGTCGGGATTTTAGTGTTTTTATTGACAGTGGCTGTAGATTTAATACTATTTTATCAGCGGAAGAGCAAGGTGAAACAGCTGCCTTCCAATAATCCACAGGCTTTTCTGGAAAAAGGCCTTCGCCATGAAGGAAAAAAACTTGTTGCTGTAATTGGCGGCGATGCGGTCCATGGTAACATCAGCTACAATTTTGTTGATGACGCTGCCAGGAGGCGGAGCTGCCATAACTATCAATTCATCAATGCAGGCGTGAATGGGAGTACGGCTTATGATGTTTTGCAGCGCCTAAACGGTGTGATTTCCTGCCAGCCGGATTACGTGGTGATCCTGGTCGGCCTGAACGATGCCATCGCTAAAATAGCCCCTGATTTCGCCAGGAAAAACATAAATCTTGCAGAGCAATTAGAGAAGCCGTCATTGCTGGTGTACGAAAAGAACCTCGCTTTAATAGTATCCAGGCTGAAAGCAGAAACACATGCAAAAATCGGGCTGCTGTCGCTGCCGGTAGCTGGTGAAAATCTCTTTTCAAAAGCGAATAAGGAAATCGATCAGTATAATGAGGTCATCCAAAAAATCGCGGAAATAAATAATGTCTCATATTTGCCATTTAACGAAAAGTTAAAAGCTTATTTAAAGAGCAAAGGTCAAACGAGGGGCCGGTCATTGAAAAACAGCAAGAAACTGTACGAGAAAGCGGTCATTGAGCATTTCGTATACGGATACAGCCTTGATCGTATATCGGTCAGGAATGGATACTTGCTGCTGACGGATGGCATTCACCTGAACAGCACTGCAGGGATGATGGCCGCCCATCAAATCGAGCTATTCTTGAAGAAGAATGAATTGAAGGCTATTCAGTAA
- a CDS encoding VOC family protein yields MHPNPIQNVAQIGIPVRNIERATDFYKEKLGLTLLFNTDTMAFFDCEGVRLMLSLPENERFAHPSSVIYFKVEDLTAKYEELLSNDVNFVGEPHVVAKISHTETWMVFFKDTEDNTHAFMSEVTF; encoded by the coding sequence ATGCATCCAAATCCAATCCAAAACGTTGCCCAAATTGGCATTCCTGTTAGAAATATTGAAAGAGCCACTGATTTTTACAAGGAAAAATTAGGACTTACCCTATTATTCAATACGGATACTATGGCATTTTTCGACTGTGAGGGAGTAAGGCTCATGTTAAGCCTTCCGGAAAATGAGCGATTCGCCCATCCCAGCTCTGTGATTTACTTTAAAGTGGAAGATTTGACGGCAAAATACGAAGAGCTTCTGTCAAATGACGTGAATTTCGTTGGAGAGCCGCATGTTGTTGCTAAAATCAGCCATACAGAGACATGGATGGTGTTCTTTAAGGATACGGAAGATAATACTCATGCATTTATGTCAGAGGTTACTTTTTAA
- a CDS encoding sigma-70 family RNA polymerase sigma factor, translated as MKEEKLVKKAIKGNAGAFEELLMLHSERLYRTAFLYVGNREDALDIVQETSCKAFLAIGQLKKEEYFLTWLTRILIHCTYDVLRKRKKEMPVEKLIELPVSSEHQVAESLDLIEAVSMLKEQYRSAIILFYYHDMPLSEIARTMDIPENTVKTYLQRGRKELKTRLGGVPDGKENVS; from the coding sequence ATGAAAGAAGAGAAGCTTGTGAAAAAAGCAATCAAGGGAAATGCCGGTGCTTTTGAAGAGCTGTTGATGTTACATAGTGAGCGACTATACCGTACCGCTTTTTTATATGTGGGGAATAGGGAGGACGCCCTTGATATTGTCCAGGAAACCTCTTGTAAAGCGTTCCTTGCAATAGGCCAGCTAAAGAAGGAAGAATACTTTTTAACCTGGCTGACGAGGATTTTGATTCATTGCACGTACGATGTTTTGAGAAAAAGGAAAAAAGAAATGCCAGTCGAGAAATTGATTGAGCTGCCCGTGAGCAGCGAACATCAGGTTGCGGAGAGCCTGGACTTAATAGAGGCGGTGTCTATGCTAAAAGAGCAGTATCGGTCCGCAATTATCCTGTTTTACTATCATGACATGCCGTTGAGTGAGATTGCCAGAACGATGGACATTCCTGAGAATACCGTAAAAACCTATCTGCAACGAGGGCGAAAGGAACTGAAAACTAGATTGGGAGGTGTACCGGATGGAAAAGAAAATGTTTCATGA
- a CDS encoding DUF4179 domain-containing protein yields MEKKMFHERMNQIEVPQEEVLKAIQDGVRKGNSMKAKKNSQFRGLGMAVGAAAVLFISSSVMIPSVGKVMADIPLLSKLYENDKVAENLASQQLITELNEKAAFAGIDVTVTEAYYDGAMIGVSFDVKGNVKGEEDEIYAFYEIFDRDSNIEETMELVKLVPTEDGYMGHIQLSYPRAELPAETTLPFNIIGIGEVNDNWKDEQGKWNFDVPIKQLPFETVALGQASELGDYKITFEKLITGKSSTAIDYTLSYPEEDQRMMLGGLFDDKGKHITGGTSDSKLEKKIKNGRVIEKRRITLPVVPATDFIEVRPVLDSGEEMDSIKIVF; encoded by the coding sequence ATGGAAAAGAAAATGTTTCATGAACGTATGAATCAGATAGAGGTACCCCAGGAGGAGGTCCTGAAAGCAATCCAGGATGGGGTAAGGAAAGGAAACTCCATGAAGGCAAAGAAAAATTCACAATTTAGAGGTCTTGGAATGGCAGTCGGAGCTGCTGCAGTCCTTTTCATTTCGTCGAGCGTTATGATCCCATCGGTTGGAAAAGTGATGGCGGATATTCCTTTGCTGTCAAAGCTGTATGAAAATGACAAAGTAGCGGAAAATCTCGCTTCTCAGCAATTGATTACAGAATTGAACGAAAAGGCAGCATTTGCTGGTATAGATGTTACCGTAACGGAGGCCTACTATGACGGGGCGATGATCGGCGTCAGTTTTGATGTGAAAGGAAACGTGAAGGGGGAAGAGGACGAGATTTATGCATTCTATGAAATCTTTGACCGGGACTCGAATATAGAAGAAACAATGGAATTGGTCAAACTGGTGCCGACTGAGGACGGCTACATGGGCCATATCCAGTTAAGCTATCCAAGAGCGGAATTGCCAGCAGAAACAACTTTGCCATTCAATATCATTGGAATTGGCGAAGTCAATGACAACTGGAAGGACGAACAGGGGAAATGGAATTTTGATGTTCCTATTAAACAGCTTCCATTCGAAACAGTTGCGCTTGGACAGGCAAGTGAGCTTGGTGATTATAAAATCACATTCGAAAAGTTGATCACCGGGAAATCTTCGACAGCCATTGACTATACACTGAGTTATCCTGAAGAAGACCAAAGAATGATGCTCGGGGGGCTTTTTGATGATAAGGGTAAGCACATAACTGGCGGGACATCAGATTCAAAATTGGAAAAGAAAATTAAAAATGGAAGAGTGATTGAGAAAAGACGAATCACTCTTCCAGTTGTACCGGCAACAGATTTCATAGAGGTCCGTCCTGTATTGGATTCAGGAGAGGAAATGGATTCTATCAAAATCGTTTTCTAA